The region CACAAGTCAATCTATTGAAGTTGCTTCAAATTCCGGAGTGGTGGCTATAAGTTCAGGTCTTGGTTTTAAGCTCTTTAACAATGAAGATCTAACTGGTGAGTTCAAGTCGTTTTCAATAGGTGCTTTTCGTAGTAAGGAGTTCGAGGAAAATTTAGCTAAACCACGCTCAGTAGGTTTAGTCGCGCTTTCTGCTAAAGCAGAGCGTATAGTGGATGAATCAGGTGTAAGTACAGGTTCTGTTCCTGATGATCAGGACAAAAGGAAGATGTTTAATGAGCAGTTGAGAGTGGTAAAAAAATATGATTTTTCAAATGTGACACAGTTTGAAAATCTATTTCAAGATTTTCTTCTCCCACCCAGTGGTCCGAATTTATACTCAGTAGTAAGAAGGAGTGATGAACTATGGAGCGAGTTTGCAGAGTTGTTTTCCGAACAGCAATTAGAATTAGTTTTGTATGATGCTGAGCAAGCATTCTTGTTGCAAAAAAAGATAGGGCCTCGTATAACGCAATATCCATACTTCTCCATTGCTGATACCTTCCGCCGGTTCATGTTCTACATAACCGCCATCCAGTCCAATAAAAACTCCGTTATCATTTTCGAAGAACCTGAAGTGCATTCATTCCCGCCCTACACACAGGAAATGGCGTACCGGATGATCTACGATGACGATAATCAATACTTCATTTCGACGCATAGTCCGTATATGCTCCATCCATTTATTGAAAAGATGGACTATAAGGACCTAAACGTATTTATCACCTATTACAAGGATTATCAAACTCATGTCAGGGCTTTGACGGAAGAGGAATTGACTGATATACTGGATTTCAGTACGAACGTTTTCTTTAATCTTAAACGGTTCGAACCTGATGCCTGAGCGTATTCGCCTATATCCTGAATGCCACGCCGATACAACACTTATCACTTATCTTGTTTCTGATAGTCAACTAATAGAACATGCCGCTGGAATAAATGAAGTGTCGAAATCATTACAAACAGTAAAGTCAGATGATACGATTTTGATAGGGATTGTTGATAATGATAAACACAAGCCCAGGTATCTTCGAGAATTTGAAACCATTGAGGAACGAGATAAGGTTTGCTTTATGCATAAACCAGGATCGAATCAATACCTGCTTATTATTGATAAGGCTATTGAGACATTCCTGCTATGGAATGCGTTACAAGTAAATTTAATTATAACGGATTATGGGTTCAATACGGATGTTAAGCAGTTAGGGGCTAGGCTTAAGAGTCGTGCTATCGAAACAGACCCTAACTACCTTCGTCTCCTTTCCGATCTCCACGCTCAACAAGCTCCCGGATTCATCACGCTCGAACGTATTCTGAATGACCTCATCACTACCTAGTTCTAACTCAGTTCTTATTACGGGTGCTACCGGTTTTGTCGGTTCGCATATTGCCCGGCGCTATCTGGCTGATGGCTATACAGTTTCAGTGCTTTACCGGCCCGAAAACGGGTATGGGCTGCTGACCGATATAGCCAGTCAGCTTACCTGGTGCGAAGGCGATGTGCTGGATATTCCATCCCTCGAAGCGGCTATTAAACCAGTACACTCCGGTGCTTCAATGGACGTTGTTCATGCAGCTGCCGTCGTGTCGTTTGTACCGAAAGACCGCGACCGGATGGAGCGCATTAATGTGGAGGGGACGGCCAATATTGTCAACGTCTGCCTGAAAGCGAGCGTACGGAAACTAGGCTATGTCAGCTCCGTTGCCGCCCTTGGTCGGCCGGTAGCAAAAGGGGGTAAGGCGAATGAGCCAATCCTAATTGATGAGGAGCAGAAGTGGGAAGACTCCCCGAACAACTCCATGTATGCTAAAACCAAATACTGGGCAGAACTGGAAGTCTGGCGCGGGGTGGCCGAAGGGCTGAATGCTGTAATCGTTAATCCGTCGCTGGTTCTGGGCGTTGGAGACTGGAGCAAAAGCAGCCTTCAGCTTATTAACTATGTGCATTCCGAAAAGCCCTTCTACCCGGCAGGGCTGGTCAATTACGTCGATGTGCTCGATGTGGCCGATAGCCTGGTCAATTTGATGGCGTCCGACATTAGGGCGCAGCGGTTCATCCTAAATGGGGGCACCATTCCGTATCGTTCGTTGTTAGAACAGATAGCGGCCGTGCTGGGTAAACGTCCGCCTGGGTTTCGGGTTCCTGCTACATTGACCCGTCTGCTTTGGCCTTTGGAGGCTATTCGGGCGCGATTGACCGGCAAGCCCCCGTTGATAACTCGTGAAACAGCCCGGTCGGCAAGTTCGTTATATCAGTACGACGGACGTAAAATCGGGCAGGTACTTGATACTCAGTATCGGCCATTAAGTGAGACGCTGGAGCGTGTGGCAAACGCCTTCGGACGACCTTCGGACGGGTTGTAAATTTTACGTTCGGGGGTTGGAGTTCTCCTTTTTTGAGTTTATATTTCACTGCCAAAGGATAAATCGCACCGTTGGTGCGGCCCCTATCCGCCCACATTTTGAAGGCAATAGCATGGAGCAAGAGTTCGAAGAACGAGAAGGCGATATTAAAGAATCTATCCGGCGTTTTGAGCAGATGCTGGACCAGCAGCAAAGCCAGTTTTTCGACCTGGACGTCTATGAACAAATGGTTGAGCACTACCTCAATCAGGGTGATTTAGACAAGGCGCTTAAAGCCGCCGAATCCGGTCTGGAAAACTTTCCCTATGCCCTGGAATTAATGCTTGACAAAGCCCAGATTATGGCCAATTTCCAACGGTTCGATGAGTCGCTGGATTTACTGGAACGGGCTTCCTTATTTAACCCCGGCGACCTCGATGTTCCTTTCATGCAGGGCTCTGTCCTGAATATGGCCGGTCGGTACGAAGAATCAATCCAGGTGCTGGAAGAACTGCTCGATCGGGCTGAAGAGAAGGACGATATTTTGTTTCAACTGGGCCAGAGCTATCAGAACTGGGGTAAATACGACGAGGCTATCACGCAATACAAGAAGTCCATTGCGCTGAATATCAATAACGAAAATGCACTGTATGAGCTTGCGTTCTGTCTGGATGTAACGGGTGAACTGGAAAATAGTCTGGCTTACTACCAGCAGCTAATCGATTCCGATCCTTACTCATACAACGCCTGGTACAACATTGGTATCGCTTACAGCAAACTTGGGCGCTACGCCGAAGCCGCTGAAGCGTACGATTATGCCGTTATCATCAAAGGTGATTTTGCATCGGCGCATTTCAATCTGGGCAACACCTACATGAATCTGGGGTTGTTCGAGAAAGCCGAAAGCTGTTACCGCGAAACGCTGAAGTACGAAGAAGCCACCGCCGATACGTATTGTCACTTGGGTGCCAGCCTGGAAAAGCAGGATCGTATAACGGAGGCCATTAAAGAATATCGGGAGGCTATCAAACTGGACCCCATGTGGGACGAAGCTTGGTATGGTATCGGTGTGTGCCTGAGCGAATCGGGTAAGTGGTACGAAGCGCTGCCATTTTTGCAGAAAGCAGTTAAACTAAGCGATCAGAACGGCGAGTACTATCTGGCCGTAGCCGAAACGGAGTACAAAATCGGGAATGTACTGTCGAGTGTCGAGGCTTTCGAGAAAGCTGCCGAAGTTGATGCCGCGAACCCCGATGTGTACCTGACCTGGTCACTCGTTCCGTTCGATCAGGGCGATTTTCTGAAAGCTAACGATATTATCCAGTCGGGAATCAACGATATGCCTGCCGAAGCGGATCTGTACTACCGCTCTGCCGTCTATCTGATTCATGCTGGTCACTACCGCGAATCGCTGATTCAGCTGGAAGCGGCTCTCTCGCTGGATTATGACGCGCACGTGCAGCTTTTTGAGTTTTTCCCCGAACTGGAAAAACAGAAGGCACTCTATAAAATCATTCAGCAGTACAAAAAAGAGTAAGCCGATAATAGTCTGTCAACAAAAAGAGCTGCCCAACAGGCAGCTCTTTTTGTTGATACCCAGTAAGCAGGCTTCATTGTTTACCCACAAAAAGTGATTAGAAAAGCGTAGGTTAGCAGTTTGATTCGCAACCACCGTAAATTAGTTTGCCACACTATGAGAAAGCCGAATGGCGGCCTGTCAACCAACCGTAACACGAACTATGCAGTCTTTATTTATTTTTGCTTTTTTACCTTTCTATCCCTAAACGGTAGGGCTCAGCCCGGATTAACTCAACCGGGCAATCAGGAAAATAAAAGCACATCGGTGCCCGATTCATCGGCCGATATATGGGATGTGTATTATCAGTTTATCAACCGAAAAGGGCACCGCCCGGCCGAACGAGCCAGCGCCGGTTTCCACCCCTCTGTTTTTCCTGAACTGGCCTATGCTCTCCAAACCGGCTTCGCTGTTGGTATGAATGCCAATCTCTCATTTACCAGCACCAATGCCAATCAAAATATTTCAACTATCATTACAACACCCCAGTATACGCAGTATAAGCAGCTTATTGTGCCGGTGGTCACGAACATCTGGACGAAAAATAACCGTTACAATATTGTTAGTGACTGGCGCTACTACGATTATTCGGCTGATAATTTTGGCTTAGGAGGAAGCTCCCCGGCTACTGTTGACGACCGTTTATTGTATACCTACCTCAGGCTTCATCAGGCCATTTTACGACAGATTTTGCCTGATTTTTCTGTGGGGGTAGGGTACGCACTCGATTACCACTGGAATATTCGGGATGAAAATAATACGCCCGACCTGAACGACGATTTTAAGACGTACAATTCAGGTACCCGGACTGTATCGTCGGGCCTGGTGTTCAGTATTCAATACAGCACGCGCCGAAATCCTAACAATCCTCAAAATGGCTTTTTTGGTAATGTGATAGTCCGGCCAAATATGCGGTGGTTAGGCAGTAACCAAAACTGGCAGTCGGTAGTGGCTGATTTCAGGAAATACATCCCATTGGGTGAAAATGGGAGGCATATTTTAACCTTCTGGAATATGAACTGGCTGAGTTTTGGAGGGCAGGCACCGTATCTGGACCTTCCCAGTACTGGTTGGGATACTTATTCCAATTTGGGAAGGGGATACACCCAGGGGCGGTTTCGGGGGCGTAACCTCGTCTATCTGGAGACGGAGTATCGTACTGTCCTGCTACACAATGGATTGCTGGGTGGGGTTATATTTGCCAATATGCAGACATACAGCGATTATCCGGAGACGAACCATTTTGGGCGACTGCTACCCGGTGGTGGTGTTGGCCTTCGTATAAAAGTAAACAAACACTCGAATTTGAACCTGGCTATCGATTATGGATTCGGTATTGGCGGATCGCAGGGGCTGTTCCTGAACCTGGGCGAAGTATTTTAAGTACGAACCTGTTTAAACTGGTTTGACAGATGCCATCGTTGTGTCGCTGGTTGGCAAACCCGATTGACCGTCATGAAAAACGATCCGGGCTAAACGCAGCAATATCCATACTATCCGCCTTGCCGCCAATTTCTTCACTAACCAGTTTGCCCGTACCCGGCCCAAGGCTCAGGCCCATCATGCCGTGCCCGGTAGCAAGTACCACGTTTTCATAGCGTTTGGTACGGCCGATATACGGCAAACCATCGGGGGAGCAGGGACGTAAGCCACGCCAGACCACATCGACGTCGGGCATGGTAACCGGAATGTCAGGGTAGTACTGGTTAATCGACTGAACAATCCCGCGTACCCGGTTCATATTGACCGTCATGTCGGTACCCGCCACTTCGAGCGTACCGGCAAAACGCAGGTCGCTGCCCATAGGGGTGGCTGTAGCGCGGGCTTCGAGCATGATGGCCGGAATCCGCACGTTGTTGGTCAGGTTTCGAAGTACAAAGCTATAGCCTTTTCCGCCCTGCATGGACAGGCTCAGGTCCAGCATGCGGGCTAGGGCGGGAGACCAGGCGCCACCAGCCACCACCAGTTGATCAACGGGGTAGTCGCCCTGGGCTGTCTGAACGGATTTTATGCGGGAGCCCGTCTTGCCAAAACCCGTTACCGCCTGACTTTCGTGAATAATAACGCCCTCTTTGCGCAGATAGGTCACCAGCGAACGGATCAGTTCACCGGGGTTGAGGTGCGCATCGCCAGGGTATAGCACCGCTCCCCGAACATCGACCCGGGCGTTGGGCTCCAGGTCCTGAACCTGCTGACCCGTCAGTACGCGGGCTTCGATACCCGCCCGGTTGGCAACATCGGCTTCTTCGGCCATTTCGTGCTCGGCCGATGCGGTTTTATAGAGCATCATCAGGCCCCGTTCCTGCCACTCGAAATCGAGGTCGCCATTGGCAGCTAAATCCTGATACAACGCCTTACTGAGCAGGCTGATGTCGCGCAGAACCGGAATGGAGCGTTCGACATGCTCGGGGGTCGAGTTTCTGAAAAAGAGCCAGCCCCAGCGGGCCAGTTCCAGATTCAGCCTGGGTTTGACGTAGAACGGGCTGGTCGAGTCGAGCATCCAGCGCATACCTTTGGCAATCATGCCCGGCTGAGCCAGCGGAATGATGTGGCTGGGCACAATCATACCGGCATTACCGAACGAGCAGCCGTCTAAAATGGGGTTCTGATCAAAGAGGGTCACCTGATAACCCGCCTTGTGCAGGTAGTAGGCCGAACTTAACCCGATGATGCCTCCGCCAACAATACCGATCCTATTCGAGGCCTTATGTGTCATATTACTTGAAATCCAAATACGTAAGGGTCCTCTTCATCCAGAATAAGGTGATTGTAGCCATGAATTCTGGCCCAGCCTTCGATGCTCGGAACGATGGCCGGTTGATTGGCCAGTTCCGTTTCTGCTTCGATACGCCCGTTAAAAATTGACCCGATAATGCTCTCATGCACAAAGGTTTCACCCGGTTTCAGGCGGCCCTGCGCGTACCACTGCGCCATTCGGGCCGATGTGCCGGTGCCGCAGGGCGAACGGTCGATGGCCTTATCGCCGTAAAAAACGGCATTTCTGGCCGTCGATGTTTCGGCGATTGGCTTGCCGGTCCACAGAATATGACTCAGGCCATTGATGGTCGGGTTTTCGGGGTGAACAAAGGTATATTGTTCATTCATCCGTTCGCGCATGACCCGCGCCCAGCCAATGAGCTGCTCCGCTTTGTAGTGTTCAAGGCCGGGGAAATTGGGCTGTGGGTCAACGATAGCGTAGAAGTTACCACCGTAGGCCACATCTACCGTCAATAAGCCCAAATCCGGGCAGTCGACGGTTAGTTTTTCAGCTGCGAGATACGACTTGATATTCGTAATCTTCACCGACGTGACCTTTTTGCCTTCCTGCTGGTATTCGGCCCGTACCAGTCCGGCGGGTACTTCCAGATTGAGCACGCCAGGCGTTTTAGGCCGGATCAGGTTCTGTTCGATAGCGACCGTAACGGTGCCAATGGTGCCGTGGCCGCACATGGGCAAACAGCCGGATGTTTCGATGAACAGTACGCCCGCATCGTTGGCCGGATCGGTAGGTGGGTATAGTATACTGCCCGACATCATGTCGTGACCCCGTGGTTCAAACATCAACCCCTTCCGAATCCAGTCGAACTCGCGCAGAAAATGCTGCCGCTTTTCGCTCATGGAGTTTCCTTGCAGAAAGGGAATGCTACCGCCCGTAACCACCCGAACCGGATTACCGCAGGTATGCGCGTCGATACAGAAAAAATGAAATTCGGCCATGATTTAGTGAACCGTCGTTAACACGGGCCGATTGGCCAGCGACGTTTGAATAACCTGTAACACCTGCTCGCGTTCGGCACCAACGAGTGTGAGCCGGGGAGCCCGTACATATTCCGAACCGATACCTGTTGCCGTGGCTGCCAGTTTGATGTATTGAACAAGTTTTGGATGAATATCCAGTTCCAGCAGCGGCATGAACCAGCGGTAAATAGCCAGTGCTTCGGCAACCTGACCGGCTTTGGCCAGTTCGTATATAGCCATTGTTTCCTGCGGGAAAGCATCGACCAGTCCGCCAACCCAGCCGTCGCAGCCCATTAGCAGAGCTTCCAGGGCCAGCGTATCAACGCCACCCATCAGCTTGAAACGATCCCCAAAGGCGTTCCGCATGCGGGTAATGTTGGTCAGATCACGGGTCGATTCTTTAACCGCCTGAATGTTGGGTAGTTTGGCCAGTTCTTCGAACATAGCCACGGTTGTCATGATCTTATAATCGTAGGGATTGTTGTAGATCATGATCGGCAGCGACGTTTCCTGTGCGATGGAGCTAAAGAAAGTGACCGTTTCGCGTGAATCGGCGGGGTAGCGCATGGGGGGGAGCAGCATCAATCCATCGGCGCCGTTGCTCTCTGCTTCGTGGGCGCGGGCAATGGCCTGTTTGGTGCCCTGTTCGGCGATGTTCACCAGCACGGGAACCCGGCCGTCGCTAACCCCAAGGGCCGATTCCAGCAGGGCAATTTTTTCATCGTTGAGCAATGTACTGGCTTCGCCCAGCGAGCCACCAATGATGAAGCCGTGAATACCCGCGTCGAGCTGGGCGTGCAGGTTTTTTTCGAAAAGCGGCAGATCAAGCTGGTCGTCGGCGGTAAACGGAGTGAGCAGGGCGGGATAAACACCTTCCCATTTTACAGAAACATTCATTGGCGTAGTCGCTAGTGTTTTAAGTCAATCAAAGTTCTGCAATTGTTTCGCATCTGCTTTGCGAATAATTCATGGATACTAATACAATTTTCACGCATTATTCAGACTTTTGCGGAAAACTGGTAAAATACGTATTGATGAAGGCACTTCTTTTCCGTGTTCCCACCGTCGATGACCGTTCATTCCGGATAGACCAGGACAACGCTCCTTATTTTTACGGCCAATTGCATTTTCACCCCGAAATTCAACTCACACTCATCCAACAAGGGGAGGGAACACTGATTGTGGGTGATAAAATTGACCGGTTCAACCCGTATGACGTGTTGCTACTGGGTGCCAATCTGCCCCATGTGTTGCGTAGTGATACCGACTATTATCAGCCCGAGTCTACCCGCCGGGCTACGTCCGTTTCTGTATTATTTAAACCTGAGCACCTGGAAAAGACAATGCTCAACCTGCCCGAAACCCGGCATCTGACAACGCTTTTGCAGGAAGCGCAGCACGGCGTTCGGCTGCGTTGCGGAACGGAAAATGCCCTTACTCAACTACTGGAGGATATTCCCGAAAAACGACCATTCGAGCAGTTGCTTGGGTTATTGCAAGTGCTGGACAACCTGGCGGCTAATCCCGAACGCGAGGTACTGTCGGCCACGGCCTACGCCCAGCCGCAGCGACCCGATGATCAGCGACGGCTGGAGCAGGTGTTCTCGTACATTCTTCAGCGCTATGCGTCGCCTATATCGCTCGATGATGTGGCCAATGTAGCTAACCTGACGCCCGGTGCCTTTTGCCGCTTTTTCCGGCAGCACACGCGCAAAACGTTCTCGCAACTGCTCAATGAAGTACGGATCGAACATGCCTGTCGGTACTTGCGCGAATCGCAGGAAAACATCAGCCAGATCGCGCTGAACTGCGGCTATACGAATCTGTCTAATTTTAATCGGCAGTTTAAGGAGATCGTGGGCATGCCACCCGGCGAATATATCCGGAGTTACCGGTTGTAATCGACTCCTGCCTAGTCATTCAGGTGCGTGGCCGCAGGGAAGAGGCCCGCACGATGAGCTGGGTTTCCATCACTTTTGTTTCTCTGGGAACGATGGTGTTGGTCGAATCGAGTTGTTTAAGCAGTAGCCGAACGGTTTCTGTTCCCATCTCCTGAATCGGCTGGCTGATGCTGCTGATGCCGGGCGAGAAAAAAGCCGATACGGGTTCATTATTGAAGCTGACAATGGCCACATCCTCCGGAATGCGAAGCCCTTTCTGTTTCATGGCGTAAATGGCAGGATAGGCCACCCGGTCACTAATCATGACGACTCCATCCGGCGGCTGCGGCTGACTCATCAGGGCCAGCGTTTGCATGATGGTGTTTTCCTGCGTGTAGTCGCAATGCAGTACATACTGATCACTTATGGGTAGGTTGTGCTTCTCCAGCGCTGCCTGGTACCCTTTTACCCGTTGACTGCTGAGCAAAAGCTGAGCGGGGCCTGCCAGAAATCCAATTCGGCGGCAACCATTTTCGATCAGGTGTTCGGTCGCTTTAAAGGCTGCCGCTTCGTTATCGACGATCACTTTCGATACATCAATACTTTCGACGTAGCGGTCAAACAGAACCAGGGGTATGTTCTTCCGGGCCAGCCGCTCCACGTGCTCGTAGTTGTCGGTATCGCGGGAGAGGGAGATGATAAACCCTTCTACCTGACTGCGAAGCAGGTTTTGGATGTTGGTAATTTCGCGCAGGTACGATTCGTTCGTTTGGCAGACCAGTACGCTGTAGCCTGCCTGCAATGCAGCCTCCTCAATGCTGTTGAGCATGGAGGAAAAGTAGTAATAGCTTAGGTTGGGGACAATGACCCCAATGGTTTTTGTACGGCTTTTAGCCAGATTTTTGGCAAGCTGATTGGGTTGGTAGTCAAGCTCTTCGGCAAGTTTTACGACAGCCGCTCTGGTATCCGGGTGAATTTCCGGTAAGCCCCGCAACGCCCGCGATACCGTTGAGATGGATATATTCAGAGACCGGGCAATGTCTTTAATTGTAACGGGCGTGTTTTTCATTATGAATAGAGCCATCACCACACCTGTGTTTCGTAGGGCTGGACTACTGATATAGAAACAGCAGCCAGCCACCAGGATGTACGATAACTTGTCAATATTAGAGAAAAAACGTCAGCTTTTCCGAAATCAATGCCTGATTGGGGATGCCCACGCCTATTTTATCGCCGTCTTGTTGCTGGCAAAGCGATGGCAGAAGGGAAAGGCTTGTAACTTCGCGGGCGAAACGTCGTAAATAAAATTTTCTGCATGAACGTACTCCTGCTCAAAGTAACCCTGATGCCTTCGGTCATTGCCCTGATTACCCTGGCAATTCGAAAGTGGGGAGGCAAAATAGGGGGGCTGATTGGGAGTATGCCCTGGGTAGCCGGACCAATTCTGTTCTTTTTTATTCTGGAGCAGGGGAAGCCGTTCGGCATTTATTCCATTCAGGGGTCAATGATTGGTATTCTGGCTTTAATCAGCTTCTGCGTGAGCTATTCGGCGTTTTCGCGCCGGTTCAGGTGGTTGCCTACGCTGCTGCTTGCCTATGCTGCGTATACGCTGACCGCGTTGGTATTCAACTACCTGCAACTCAATCTGTACGTGAGCTATGCCCTTGTGATCGTAAGTGTCCTGCTGAGTTTACGGTTTTACCCAGTACCCAACGGGCCGCTCGTTAGTACCCGTCGTTTACCATTCGATATTCCCATTCGGATGGTCGTGGCAACCTTGTTTGTGCTGGCGGTTACTGGATTAGCGGGTATATTAGGGCCGAAGTGGAGTGGTATCTTAACGCCGTTTCCCATCATGACGACAATTCTGGCTATTTTCTCGCACACCCTTCAGGGAAGTACGGCAACTATTTCGACGCTTCGCGGGCTGGTTATCGGTTTGCTGGGATTTACTACCTTCCTGTTCCTGCAAGCCTTTCTTCTCCGGGATTTCTCGGTGGCGGCATCCTTTGGGCTGGCCTTTATCGTAAACGCGCTGATTAACCTGGCCGCAAGTCGGATATGGTGATAAATCGGACTCTTTCTGCTTATGGTAGTCTGGATGATTTTAGACATAGTACCTTACGTGAAAAACTTTCGCAAGACCCTCTTTTTATGTTTGCTGGCGGCTGCTGTACAGGCCCAACAGCCCACTTCCCTGAAACTATGGTATAACCAACCGGCCGGGAAAGTCTGGACCAGTGCGCTACCCGTTGGCAATGGTCGGCTGGGGGCCATGGTGTATGGAAATCCGGAGCAGGAACTCATCAAATTGAACGAA is a window of Spirosoma linguale DSM 74 DNA encoding:
- a CDS encoding TPR repeat-containing protein (PFAM: TPR repeat-containing protein; Tetratricopeptide TPR_3; Tetratricopeptide TPR_2 repeat protein~SMART: Tetratricopeptide repeat~KEGG: TPR Domain containing protein), which gives rise to MEQEFEEREGDIKESIRRFEQMLDQQQSQFFDLDVYEQMVEHYLNQGDLDKALKAAESGLENFPYALELMLDKAQIMANFQRFDESLDLLERASLFNPGDLDVPFMQGSVLNMAGRYEESIQVLEELLDRAEEKDDILFQLGQSYQNWGKYDEAITQYKKSIALNINNENALYELAFCLDVTGELENSLAYYQQLIDSDPYSYNAWYNIGIAYSKLGRYAEAAEAYDYAVIIKGDFASAHFNLGNTYMNLGLFEKAESCYRETLKYEEATADTYCHLGASLEKQDRITEAIKEYREAIKLDPMWDEAWYGIGVCLSESGKWYEALPFLQKAVKLSDQNGEYYLAVAETEYKIGNVLSSVEAFEKAAEVDAANPDVYLTWSLVPFDQGDFLKANDIIQSGINDMPAEADLYYRSAVYLIHAGHYRESLIQLEAALSLDYDAHVQLFEFFPELEKQKALYKIIQQYKKE
- a CDS encoding NAD-dependent epimerase/dehydratase (PFAM: NAD-dependent epimerase/dehydratase; Male sterility domain; 3-beta hydroxysteroid dehydrogenase/isomerase; dTDP-4-dehydrorhamnose reductase; short-chain dehydrogenase/reductase SDR~KEGG: hypothetical protein): MTSSLPSSNSVLITGATGFVGSHIARRYLADGYTVSVLYRPENGYGLLTDIASQLTWCEGDVLDIPSLEAAIKPVHSGASMDVVHAAAVVSFVPKDRDRMERINVEGTANIVNVCLKASVRKLGYVSSVAALGRPVAKGGKANEPILIDEEQKWEDSPNNSMYAKTKYWAELEVWRGVAEGLNAVIVNPSLVLGVGDWSKSSLQLINYVHSEKPFYPAGLVNYVDVLDVADSLVNLMASDIRAQRFILNGGTIPYRSLLEQIAAVLGKRPPGFRVPATLTRLLWPLEAIRARLTGKPPLITRETARSASSLYQYDGRKIGQVLDTQYRPLSETLERVANAFGRPSDGL
- a CDS encoding 4-hydroxyproline epimerase (PFAM: proline racemase~KEGG: bcs:BCAN_A1830 hydroxyproline-2-epimerase); this translates as MAEFHFFCIDAHTCGNPVRVVTGGSIPFLQGNSMSEKRQHFLREFDWIRKGLMFEPRGHDMMSGSILYPPTDPANDAGVLFIETSGCLPMCGHGTIGTVTVAIEQNLIRPKTPGVLNLEVPAGLVRAEYQQEGKKVTSVKITNIKSYLAAEKLTVDCPDLGLLTVDVAYGGNFYAIVDPQPNFPGLEHYKAEQLIGWARVMRERMNEQYTFVHPENPTINGLSHILWTGKPIAETSTARNAVFYGDKAIDRSPCGTGTSARMAQWYAQGRLKPGETFVHESIIGSIFNGRIEAETELANQPAIVPSIEGWARIHGYNHLILDEEDPYVFGFQVI
- a CDS encoding FAD dependent oxidoreductase (PFAM: FAD dependent oxidoreductase~KEGG: shl:Shal_0867 FAD dependent oxidoreductase), which translates into the protein MTHKASNRIGIVGGGIIGLSSAYYLHKAGYQVTLFDQNPILDGCSFGNAGMIVPSHIIPLAQPGMIAKGMRWMLDSTSPFYVKPRLNLELARWGWLFFRNSTPEHVERSIPVLRDISLLSKALYQDLAANGDLDFEWQERGLMMLYKTASAEHEMAEEADVANRAGIEARVLTGQQVQDLEPNARVDVRGAVLYPGDAHLNPGELIRSLVTYLRKEGVIIHESQAVTGFGKTGSRIKSVQTAQGDYPVDQLVVAGGAWSPALARMLDLSLSMQGGKGYSFVLRNLTNNVRIPAIMLEARATATPMGSDLRFAGTLEVAGTDMTVNMNRVRGIVQSINQYYPDIPVTMPDVDVVWRGLRPCSPDGLPYIGRTKRYENVVLATGHGMMGLSLGPGTGKLVSEEIGGKADSMDIAAFSPDRFS
- a CDS encoding ATPase-like protein (KEGG: ppd:Ppro_0539 SMC domain-containing protein), with amino-acid sequence MLVRSGVRSLTWATTHYPLIGRKISNSGPNVVMFTQTDGAKHPAPNGLKRRAAMENTTPNTNNFLNWVEIKNFKSIKDLRLDCKRVNVFIGKPNVGKSNILEALGLLGAGYDTGRFLKGSVRYKSMKNLFWDFDTSQSIEVASNSGVVAISSGLGFKLFNNEDLTGEFKSFSIGAFRSKEFEENLAKPRSVGLVALSAKAERIVDESGVSTGSVPDDQDKRKMFNEQLRVVKKYDFSNVTQFENLFQDFLLPPSGPNLYSVVRRSDELWSEFAELFSEQQLELVLYDAEQAFLLQKKIGPRITQYPYFSIADTFRRFMFYITAIQSNKNSVIIFEEPEVHSFPPYTQEMAYRMIYDDDNQYFISTHSPYMLHPFIEKMDYKDLNVFITYYKDYQTHVRALTEEELTDILDFSTNVFFNLKRFEPDA
- a CDS encoding dihydrodipicolinate synthetase (PFAM: dihydrodipicolinate synthetase~KEGG: bpy:Bphyt_4559 dihydrodipicolinate synthetase); the encoded protein is MNVSVKWEGVYPALLTPFTADDQLDLPLFEKNLHAQLDAGIHGFIIGGSLGEASTLLNDEKIALLESALGVSDGRVPVLVNIAEQGTKQAIARAHEAESNGADGLMLLPPMRYPADSRETVTFFSSIAQETSLPIMIYNNPYDYKIMTTVAMFEELAKLPNIQAVKESTRDLTNITRMRNAFGDRFKLMGGVDTLALEALLMGCDGWVGGLVDAFPQETMAIYELAKAGQVAEALAIYRWFMPLLELDIHPKLVQYIKLAATATGIGSEYVRAPRLTLVGAEREQVLQVIQTSLANRPVLTTVH
- a CDS encoding hypothetical protein (KEGG: swp:swp_0332 hypothetical protein), which codes for MRKPNGGLSTNRNTNYAVFIYFCFFTFLSLNGRAQPGLTQPGNQENKSTSVPDSSADIWDVYYQFINRKGHRPAERASAGFHPSVFPELAYALQTGFAVGMNANLSFTSTNANQNISTIITTPQYTQYKQLIVPVVTNIWTKNNRYNIVSDWRYYDYSADNFGLGGSSPATVDDRLLYTYLRLHQAILRQILPDFSVGVGYALDYHWNIRDENNTPDLNDDFKTYNSGTRTVSSGLVFSIQYSTRRNPNNPQNGFFGNVIVRPNMRWLGSNQNWQSVVADFRKYIPLGENGRHILTFWNMNWLSFGGQAPYLDLPSTGWDTYSNLGRGYTQGRFRGRNLVYLETEYRTVLLHNGLLGGVIFANMQTYSDYPETNHFGRLLPGGGVGLRIKVNKHSNLNLAIDYGFGIGGSQGLFLNLGEVF